A genomic stretch from Empedobacter stercoris includes:
- a CDS encoding nucleotide exchange factor GrpE, with the protein MGIGKLFDSIRNKKTNKNMSDQNIHEELENENIQENVQETENTVEQPQEETSGKSELEIIKEQLAKEKDQYLRLFAEFDNYKKRTSRERMDIFKTANKEVITSLLPVLDDFGRALTQIEKSGDDSLHQGVELINNKLIETLRGKGLKEMETKAGDDFNTDLHEAITQIPAPTEELKGKIVDIVETGYLLNDVVVRYAKVVVGL; encoded by the coding sequence ATGGGCATTGGCAAACTATTTGATTCTATCAGAAACAAAAAAACGAATAAGAATATGTCTGACCAAAATATACACGAAGAATTAGAGAACGAAAACATTCAAGAGAACGTTCAAGAAACGGAAAACACTGTAGAACAGCCACAAGAAGAAACTTCTGGAAAGTCAGAATTAGAAATTATTAAAGAACAATTAGCAAAGGAGAAAGACCAATATTTGCGTTTATTTGCTGAGTTTGATAATTACAAAAAACGTACATCGCGTGAGCGTATGGATATTTTCAAAACAGCAAATAAAGAAGTGATTACATCTTTGTTACCTGTTTTAGATGATTTCGGTCGCGCATTAACTCAAATTGAAAAATCTGGAGACGACAGCTTACATCAAGGTGTTGAATTAATCAATAATAAATTAATCGAAACGTTACGCGGAAAAGGTTTAAAAGAAATGGAAACCAAAGCTGGAGACGATTTTAATACTGATTTACATGAAGCTATCACACAAATACCTGCTCCAACAGAAGAGTTGAAAGGTAAAATTGTAGATATTGTAGAAACGGGTTATTTATTAAATGATGTGGTAGTTCGCTACGCAAAAGTTGTTGTTGGATTGTAA
- the dnaJ gene encoding molecular chaperone DnaJ, producing the protein MSSKRDYYEILGVDKSANADVIKKAYRKLAIKFHPDKNPGDKEAEEKFKEAAEAYEILSDDQKRARYDQFGHAGMGGAAGGGFGGGGMNMEDIFSHFGDIFGGGGFGGGFGGQSRGPRRMKGSDLRIRVKLNLEEMVNGCEKKVKVKRFKQAEGVTSKTCPSCGGSGQQVRVTNTFLGQMQTATTCSTCQGVGKVADKIPSGANNQGLIKVEETIDLKIPAGAREGIQLQVRGKGNDAPFDGVPGDLLVVIEEEEHDTLKRDGNNLHFDLYVSIPDAVLGASKEIPTVNGKVKIKIDKGTQSGKVLRLKGQGLPDLNGYGKGDLFVHVNIWTPTHLSKDQEAYFEKMRDDDHFSPEPSKNEKSFFERVKDMFQ; encoded by the coding sequence ATGTCATCAAAAAGAGATTATTACGAAATATTAGGCGTAGATAAATCGGCAAATGCTGATGTTATCAAAAAAGCTTATCGTAAACTTGCCATCAAATTTCACCCTGACAAAAATCCTGGTGACAAAGAGGCAGAAGAAAAATTTAAAGAAGCTGCAGAAGCTTACGAAATTTTAAGTGACGACCAAAAACGTGCACGTTACGACCAATTCGGACATGCTGGAATGGGCGGAGCTGCTGGCGGAGGATTCGGCGGAGGCGGAATGAACATGGAAGATATTTTCTCTCATTTCGGCGATATCTTTGGAGGTGGTGGATTCGGAGGCGGATTTGGAGGTCAATCTCGAGGTCCACGTCGAATGAAAGGTTCTGATTTGCGTATTCGCGTAAAATTGAACTTAGAAGAAATGGTAAACGGTTGCGAGAAAAAAGTAAAAGTTAAACGTTTCAAACAAGCTGAAGGTGTTACATCTAAAACATGTCCATCTTGTGGTGGTTCGGGACAACAGGTTCGCGTTACGAACACATTTTTAGGACAAATGCAGACTGCTACAACTTGTTCTACTTGTCAAGGTGTTGGAAAAGTTGCGGATAAAATTCCTTCAGGAGCAAATAATCAAGGTTTAATCAAAGTTGAGGAAACAATTGACCTGAAAATCCCAGCAGGAGCTAGAGAAGGAATTCAATTGCAAGTTCGTGGAAAAGGTAACGATGCGCCTTTTGATGGTGTACCTGGGGATTTATTAGTTGTTATCGAAGAAGAAGAACACGACACATTAAAGCGTGATGGAAACAACCTACATTTTGATTTGTATGTTTCTATTCCTGATGCTGTTTTAGGAGCTTCAAAAGAAATTCCAACAGTTAATGGAAAGGTAAAAATCAAAATTGATAAAGGAACTCAATCTGGTAAAGTATTACGCCTAAAAGGTCAAGGTTTACCTGATCTTAACGGTTATGGAAAAGGTGATTTATTTGTTCATGTTAACATTTGGACACCAACTCATTTATCAAAGGATCAAGAAGCGTATTTTGAAAAAATGAGAGATGACGATCATTTCTCACCAGAACCTTCTAAGAATGAGAAATCATTTTTTGAACGTGTAAAAGATATGTTTCAGTAA
- a CDS encoding M36 family metallopeptidase, which produces MKKNFTLIFSAFLLSMTAQAQNAEQLIDNYQLQRSGNNVEYKFVQTINDEKDQTQRVFTQRTFQGIPVYNSYTTYLVKNNQVVSALTSENFNSELKSAAVTPTLTSQQILQNIAQSEGLKLITNDSSDEFGVHFTKDDTSELVYFINDQKEAILSYTLSYRLFNEKQNDVIHVVVDAKNGTIIDKHNTTLSCSFDHGAFHNENLAHFNKADWDWLYDDGNNVASAQYNIYKLPIEAPNRGNRSIVNLSISNTTASPNGWHNVADGTIKTRTEGNNVRAVRDHNSTAYNTFNSIANTVTINNNDYADAGESLNFDFPVDFSLNPFKNWQAATTNLFYMNNMMHDILYNYGFTEVNGNFQKDNYGKGATGNDDVVALAQTRFNEGILNNATFATPADGRSPRMAMYLWNPPANADTDPLTINSPSTIAGKYSVFFSPFGAELPTTALTKDLALLRKSETEGNEFDGCGTITNTAEIADKIAVVYKGGSCNYVTKAKNAQNAGAKALIIINNIGGNFTITGNDSSITIPVVGLTRINGDKIKNELINGTTVNASLQHKDIPYADGSFDNGIIAHEYGHGVSNRLTGPITNSNCLGNLEQMGEGWSDFFALMLTQLPGDTGSTKRGIGTFATSQSVDGNGIRPTPYSTDMTVNPAKYSFLKSYGNNDSPHRTGYVWASMIWDMNWKLIDKYGFSPDLYNGKAGNNMALQLVMTGLKLQTCSPGFVDGRDAILMADEQLYEGANKCEIWEAFANRGLGYSASQGSVFSRIDGTEAFDMPPADVLNCDLSTSDLKESSLQMYPNPAKDMVYIMDKSIKNDIKVDIVDMTGKVVSTKTVKFDGQKGSVETNNLPKGVYILKFKTDQGTVTKKLIKN; this is translated from the coding sequence ATGAAGAAAAATTTTACTCTTATCTTCTCTGCGTTTTTGTTATCAATGACTGCTCAAGCTCAGAATGCTGAACAATTAATTGATAATTACCAACTACAGAGATCGGGTAACAATGTCGAGTACAAATTTGTACAAACGATTAATGACGAAAAAGATCAAACTCAAAGAGTATTTACTCAACGAACTTTCCAAGGAATTCCTGTTTACAACAGTTACACAACTTATTTAGTAAAAAACAATCAAGTTGTTTCTGCTTTAACCTCTGAAAATTTTAATTCTGAGTTAAAATCTGCAGCTGTTACTCCAACACTTACATCTCAACAAATACTTCAGAACATTGCACAATCAGAAGGTTTAAAACTTATCACGAACGATTCTTCAGATGAATTTGGTGTTCATTTTACAAAAGATGACACTTCTGAATTGGTTTATTTTATCAATGATCAGAAAGAAGCTATTTTAAGTTATACATTATCTTATCGATTATTTAACGAAAAACAGAACGATGTCATACATGTTGTTGTTGATGCTAAAAATGGCACAATCATAGATAAACACAATACAACGTTAAGCTGTAGTTTTGATCATGGAGCCTTTCATAACGAAAATTTAGCACACTTTAATAAAGCGGATTGGGATTGGTTATATGACGATGGTAATAATGTAGCATCTGCTCAGTATAATATCTACAAATTACCAATAGAAGCGCCTAACAGAGGTAATCGTTCAATTGTTAATTTATCTATATCTAACACCACTGCATCTCCAAATGGTTGGCATAATGTAGCGGATGGAACAATCAAAACAAGAACCGAAGGGAATAATGTACGAGCTGTACGAGATCATAATTCAACTGCATATAATACGTTCAATTCTATAGCAAATACAGTTACAATTAACAACAATGATTACGCAGATGCAGGAGAATCTTTAAATTTTGATTTCCCTGTAGATTTCAGTTTAAATCCTTTTAAAAACTGGCAAGCAGCTACAACTAATTTATTCTATATGAATAATATGATGCATGACATTCTTTACAACTATGGTTTTACTGAAGTAAACGGAAATTTCCAAAAAGATAATTATGGAAAAGGAGCAACAGGAAATGATGATGTAGTAGCATTAGCTCAAACACGATTTAATGAAGGTATTTTAAACAATGCAACATTTGCCACACCTGCTGATGGTAGATCACCTCGTATGGCAATGTATTTGTGGAATCCTCCAGCAAATGCAGATACAGATCCTTTAACAATCAATTCTCCTTCAACAATTGCAGGAAAATATAGTGTTTTCTTTTCGCCGTTTGGTGCTGAATTACCTACTACAGCCCTAACTAAAGACTTAGCTTTATTACGTAAAAGCGAAACAGAAGGAAACGAATTTGATGGTTGTGGCACCATAACAAATACTGCTGAAATTGCTGACAAAATTGCTGTTGTCTACAAAGGAGGAAGTTGTAATTATGTTACAAAAGCTAAAAATGCACAAAATGCAGGTGCAAAAGCACTTATCATAATCAATAATATTGGAGGAAACTTTACAATCACAGGAAACGATTCTTCTATTACAATTCCTGTTGTTGGATTGACAAGAATTAATGGAGACAAAATAAAAAATGAACTAATAAACGGAACAACTGTTAATGCAAGTCTACAACACAAAGACATTCCTTACGCTGACGGAAGTTTTGATAATGGTATCATTGCACACGAATACGGACACGGTGTTTCTAACCGTTTAACTGGCCCAATAACAAATTCTAACTGTTTAGGTAATCTTGAACAAATGGGTGAAGGTTGGTCTGATTTCTTTGCCTTAATGTTAACGCAATTACCAGGTGATACTGGCTCAACTAAAAGAGGTATTGGAACATTTGCTACCAGTCAATCTGTTGATGGAAACGGAATTCGTCCTACTCCATATTCAACTGATATGACGGTTAACCCTGCAAAATACAGCTTCTTAAAATCATATGGCAATAACGATTCACCACATAGAACAGGATATGTTTGGGCATCTATGATTTGGGATATGAATTGGAAATTAATCGACAAATATGGCTTCTCTCCTGATCTATATAATGGTAAAGCAGGTAACAACATGGCTTTACAATTAGTCATGACAGGTCTTAAATTACAAACATGTTCTCCAGGTTTTGTAGACGGTCGTGATGCTATCCTTATGGCTGATGAACAACTATACGAAGGCGCTAACAAATGTGAAATATGGGAAGCTTTTGCTAATCGTGGTTTAGGATATAGTGCAAGTCAAGGGAGTGTATTCAGTAGAATTGACGGTACAGAAGCGTTTGACATGCCTCCTGCAGATGTATTAAATTGTGATTTATCTACAAGTGACTTAAAAGAATCATCATTACAAATGTATCCAAATCCTGCAAAAGATATGGTTTACATAATGGATAAATCAATCAAAAATGACATCAAAGTAGATATCGTAGATATGACCGGTAAAGTGGTTTCAACAAAAACTGTTAAATTCGATGGACAAAAAGGAAGTGTTGAAACAAACAACTTACCTAAAGGTGTTTATATTTTGAAATTCAAAACTGATCAAGGAACAGTTACAAAAAAATTAATTAAAAACTAA
- a CDS encoding IS3 family transposase, with product MFGVDRQVYYRHLKRRAKRQQNAQQVVDWVAELRMIHPKMGGKKLYFLLKEKLENLRIGRDKFFDFLRANHLLIIPKKSYHKTTNSYHRFKKHKNLIKDYQYKKPNNVWVSDITYLGNRENPAYLSLITDAYSKKIVGFDVSDSLATASCLNALKMALKKENPKSLIHHSDRGLQYCSDDYQKLLKKHKIRCSMTQESDPYENAIAERINGILKQEYDIDKFNVDLNTRKILVKQTVEIYNEFRPHLSNYYLTPMQMHQQQDLIPKSYKKKNSTNTNICTV from the coding sequence TTGTTCGGGGTTGACCGACAGGTTTATTATCGTCATTTGAAACGAAGAGCAAAGCGGCAACAAAATGCACAGCAGGTTGTGGATTGGGTAGCAGAGCTGCGAATGATTCATCCAAAAATGGGTGGAAAGAAACTGTATTTTCTTTTGAAAGAGAAACTTGAAAATTTAAGAATTGGCAGAGACAAATTCTTTGACTTCTTAAGGGCTAACCATTTGTTAATCATCCCCAAAAAAAGTTATCACAAAACTACCAATTCGTATCATCGTTTTAAAAAACATAAAAATTTGATTAAAGATTATCAATACAAAAAGCCTAATAATGTTTGGGTATCAGACATAACTTACTTGGGGAACAGAGAAAACCCAGCCTATTTAAGCTTGATAACCGATGCTTATTCTAAGAAAATCGTAGGCTTTGATGTGTCGGATTCTTTGGCTACAGCATCTTGTTTAAATGCTCTAAAAATGGCATTGAAAAAAGAAAACCCGAAGAGTCTTATTCATCACTCAGACAGAGGTTTACAATATTGTTCCGATGATTATCAAAAGCTATTGAAAAAGCATAAAATCCGTTGTAGTATGACACAAGAATCAGATCCTTATGAGAATGCCATAGCCGAAAGAATCAATGGAATTTTAAAACAGGAATATGATATTGATAAATTTAATGTAGATTTGAATACAAGAAAGATTTTGGTCAAACAAACCGTAGAGATTTATAATGAGTTCAGACCGCATTTGTCAAACTATTATTTAACGCCGATGCAAATGCACCAGCAACAAGATTTAATACCAAAATCGTACAAAAAGAAAAACAGTACAAATACGAATATATGTACTGTTTAA
- a CDS encoding endonuclease yields MKLKFTFLSFALALFAQAQKAPAYYSSVNFDKTKNEMKGDLAKLISDTHKKVISYSELKTLLGKSDVDPENPSNLLLIYGSQSSGTHQRSRSKSGSWNREHVYAKSKGTPNLGTSGPGADGHHLRPADVSLNSTRGSLFFDDGAGATAMKTNRGGWYPGDEWKGDVARILMYMYVRYDKRTLPLNITFGPSTYSSDFPDILLKWNVEDPISQFEIQRNNIVADTQGNRNPFIDNPYLATVIWGGPDAQNTWPESFGGEGGGEPDTEKPTVPTNLASTNVTSSSVSLTWTASTDNVGVNRYDVYMNDEYKSTVNYSNATISGLKASTTYSFYVVAKDYAGNKSENSATLEVTTKETNTGGGSGEGTTCGTEDFENIPSTGSTPPASSYTDRAWSNKGIVWSATNARTDKQIYINGDNNKAICIRKGTLTSSTIHGGIGSLSVKTYLPFSDSQGVYILKINGEVKGQIPYSKTAKTTTIENINVEGDVVIELVDETTNNRVSFDDLSWTCYEKLTTDDVNTNSTKLVIYPNPVKNHEFIINGIEKNETVQIYNLNGQLVQTIQQVNNNSKVRLNKLPKGIYIVKTKNQSNKIIVN; encoded by the coding sequence ATGAAATTGAAATTTACTTTTTTATCATTTGCTTTAGCATTATTTGCACAAGCACAAAAAGCTCCAGCATATTATTCGAGCGTCAATTTTGATAAGACGAAGAATGAAATGAAAGGAGATCTTGCAAAATTGATTTCTGATACTCATAAAAAAGTCATTTCGTATAGTGAACTTAAAACATTGTTAGGAAAAAGTGATGTTGATCCAGAAAATCCTTCAAATTTACTTTTGATATATGGTTCTCAATCTTCAGGGACACATCAAAGAAGTCGATCTAAAAGTGGATCTTGGAATAGAGAGCATGTTTATGCAAAATCTAAGGGTACTCCAAATTTAGGAACTTCAGGACCTGGAGCAGATGGTCATCATTTGCGCCCTGCAGATGTTTCATTAAATAGTACAAGAGGTAGTTTGTTTTTTGATGATGGAGCAGGAGCAACAGCAATGAAAACTAATCGTGGGGGTTGGTACCCTGGAGACGAATGGAAAGGAGATGTGGCACGTATTTTAATGTATATGTATGTGAGATATGACAAAAGAACATTGCCACTTAATATCACATTCGGACCAAGTACATATTCTTCAGATTTTCCCGATATTTTATTAAAATGGAATGTAGAAGATCCTATTTCTCAATTTGAAATTCAAAGAAATAATATTGTTGCAGATACTCAAGGAAATAGAAACCCTTTTATTGACAATCCTTATTTGGCGACTGTTATTTGGGGTGGACCTGACGCGCAAAATACTTGGCCAGAATCTTTCGGAGGAGAAGGCGGTGGTGAGCCAGATACAGAAAAACCTACGGTTCCTACAAATTTAGCGTCTACAAATGTAACTTCTTCAAGTGTATCTTTAACTTGGACAGCTTCTACAGATAATGTTGGTGTTAATCGTTATGATGTTTACATGAACGACGAATACAAATCAACAGTTAACTACAGCAATGCTACAATTTCTGGTTTAAAAGCTTCTACTACTTATTCTTTTTATGTTGTTGCAAAAGATTATGCAGGAAATAAATCTGAAAACAGTGCAACATTAGAAGTAACAACGAAAGAAACTAACACTGGAGGAGGTTCTGGAGAAGGAACAACATGTGGAACAGAAGATTTTGAAAACATTCCATCAACAGGAAGTACACCTCCTGCATCATCTTATACAGATAGAGCTTGGTCAAATAAAGGAATTGTGTGGAGTGCTACTAATGCAAGAACAGACAAACAAATTTATATTAATGGAGATAACAATAAAGCAATTTGTATAAGAAAAGGAACTTTAACATCTTCTACAATTCATGGTGGAATTGGATCTTTATCCGTTAAAACGTATTTACCATTTTCAGATTCTCAAGGGGTTTATATTTTAAAAATTAATGGTGAAGTGAAAGGGCAAATCCCTTATTCTAAAACAGCTAAAACGACTACAATTGAAAATATCAATGTTGAAGGAGATGTTGTCATCGAATTGGTTGATGAAACGACAAACAACCGTGTTTCTTTTGATGATTTATCATGGACTTGTTACGAAAAATTAACAACGGATGATGTGAATACGAATTCAACTAAATTAGTTATTTATCCAAATCCTGTAAAGAATCACGAATTTATTATCAATGGAATTGAGAAGAACGAAACTGTTCAGATTTATAATCTTAATGGGCAATTAGTTCAAACTATTCAACAGGTAAATAATAATTCAAAAGTTAGATTGAATAAATTACCTAAAGGAATTTACATCGTGAAAACAAAAAATCAATCCAATAAAATTATTGTCAATTAG
- a CDS encoding tRNA methyl transferase PRC-barrel domain-containing protein has translation MIGQIVEIPYESLVYQKEKSVFLSKEEELFWRVEQRRYSLFDGFIVGEHNGVEGFEIGQRKGLNVSGKKLPVYVIGIDEHENRLFVGQGKDHPGLFCDVFLFTDQNINWLTQSIDEEEIDVEVTSSILREKKEAKFYQFGEKYFLEFNIQIPLILKNYTIELSCNKTNFIKLNK, from the coding sequence ATGATCGGACAGATTGTAGAAATACCATACGAATCGTTAGTTTATCAGAAAGAAAAGTCTGTTTTTTTATCGAAAGAGGAAGAACTTTTTTGGAGAGTTGAACAAAGGCGATATTCACTTTTTGATGGATTTATTGTTGGTGAACATAATGGAGTAGAAGGATTTGAAATTGGTCAACGAAAAGGTTTGAATGTAAGTGGAAAAAAATTGCCTGTCTATGTGATTGGAATTGATGAACATGAAAATAGGCTTTTTGTAGGTCAAGGAAAAGATCATCCCGGATTATTTTGTGATGTATTCCTTTTTACTGATCAAAATATTAATTGGTTAACGCAATCAATTGACGAAGAAGAAATAGATGTTGAAGTTACTTCATCTATTTTGAGAGAAAAGAAAGAAGCAAAGTTTTATCAATTTGGTGAGAAATATTTTTTGGAATTTAATATTCAAATTCCATTAATCTTGAAAAATTATACAATAGAACTTTCTTGTAACAAAACAAACTTTATAAAATTAAATAAATAA
- a CDS encoding heavy-metal-associated domain-containing protein has translation MKKLLTFALVATLGISAQAQNKNAKHELHVKGNCGQCKERIEKAAYAVKGVKIATWDEDTHNLHIVLNETKNKVDAVENAVVAVGHDTNEKRADDKVYENLHSCCLYEREEAEGEHYTEANPKKDEDHSKHQH, from the coding sequence ATGAAAAAATTATTAACTTTTGCTTTAGTTGCGACTTTAGGAATTAGCGCACAAGCACAAAATAAAAATGCAAAACATGAATTGCATGTGAAAGGAAATTGTGGTCAATGTAAAGAACGTATAGAGAAAGCGGCTTATGCAGTGAAAGGTGTTAAAATAGCCACTTGGGACGAAGATACACATAACTTGCATATTGTTCTGAATGAGACAAAAAATAAGGTTGATGCGGTAGAAAATGCAGTAGTTGCAGTTGGGCATGATACGAATGAGAAACGTGCAGATGATAAGGTTTACGAAAATTTACACTCTTGTTGTTTGTACGAACGCGAGGAGGCTGAAGGAGAGCATTACACCGAAGCTAATCCTAAAAAAGATGAGGATCATTCAAAACATCAACATTAA
- a CDS encoding TonB-dependent receptor produces MKKIFTSVLILSAALTYAQSTLKGKITDQNQQAIVGAEVFWESTDIAVLTDENGNFEIENYQPTSVLGVFYENETTTFKELKDEFITITINVKNHFGDTSLNEVVLRDTSSSLKKSKFATNMTTMSSKELLKAACCNLAESFETNPSIDVNFSDAVTGNKQIKMLGLTSPYILIAEENIPNVRGASQAFGLGFTPGTWVESIQVTKGAGTVINGYESISGQINTELIKPADNIPLFVNLYGSSDSRFEGNVHLNKKLNDKWSSSLFLHGNARLSKNDMNDDGFLDNPLGHQVNVMNRWQYQNLEKGWVGFFSARYLNDQKQAGQLDFDKKRDKLTTNYWGSEINTNRVDVSSKIGYVFPEMPYQSMGLQTAFSYHKQDSYFGLNQYDIEQQSFYANYIFSSIISNTKNKFSTGASFTYDKFKEFVALPTDANYDRIDNSAGAFFEYTFDNMKNFNMIAGLRADYHNRMGFFLTPRLHTRYTPAKGTTIKASVGRGKRMNNIFAENQNLFASSRQFNIIGDGGEIYGLDPEIAWNYGFSVTQEFKLFGKNADITADFYRTDFENQIVTDIDYSARQVRFYNLEGDSYANSFQFDFNYNPFTHFKIRASYKYYDIATDYEKGKLGRPLQAKHRFFTNLEYETHEKNGKKWRFDITYNWIGKQRLPNALDNLPENQLNEYSNPFGTMNFQITRVFSKRFEVYVGGENVTNYQQKRVILGADNPFGSNFDSSIVYAPVFGQMYYAGLRFSLK; encoded by the coding sequence ATGAAAAAAATATTCACTTCAGTATTAATACTAAGTGCTGCGTTAACTTACGCACAATCTACTTTAAAAGGAAAAATAACAGATCAAAATCAGCAAGCAATTGTTGGAGCAGAAGTATTCTGGGAATCGACAGATATAGCTGTACTCACAGATGAAAATGGAAATTTTGAGATCGAGAATTATCAACCAACATCAGTTTTAGGAGTTTTTTATGAGAATGAAACAACTACTTTCAAAGAGTTAAAAGACGAGTTTATAACTATTACAATCAATGTAAAAAATCATTTTGGCGATACGTCTTTAAATGAAGTTGTGTTACGAGATACAAGTAGTTCACTTAAAAAATCGAAGTTTGCAACCAATATGACGACAATGTCAAGCAAAGAATTGTTGAAAGCCGCTTGTTGTAATTTGGCTGAATCTTTTGAAACAAATCCTTCCATTGATGTCAATTTTTCGGATGCGGTAACAGGAAATAAACAAATCAAAATGTTGGGATTAACATCACCGTATATTTTGATTGCGGAAGAAAATATTCCGAATGTTCGTGGAGCATCACAAGCTTTCGGACTTGGATTTACACCTGGAACTTGGGTAGAAAGTATTCAGGTTACAAAAGGTGCGGGAACGGTGATTAATGGGTACGAAAGTATTTCTGGGCAGATTAATACAGAATTAATAAAACCTGCTGACAATATTCCATTGTTTGTCAATTTGTATGGTTCATCAGATTCTCGTTTCGAAGGGAATGTACATTTAAATAAAAAACTAAATGATAAATGGAGTTCTTCATTGTTTTTGCATGGAAACGCACGTTTATCTAAAAATGATATGAACGATGATGGATTTTTAGACAATCCACTTGGTCATCAAGTAAATGTGATGAATCGTTGGCAATATCAAAACTTAGAAAAAGGTTGGGTTGGATTCTTTTCTGCACGATATCTGAATGATCAAAAGCAAGCTGGACAGTTAGATTTTGATAAAAAACGCGACAAGTTGACAACTAATTATTGGGGATCAGAAATCAATACAAATCGTGTTGATGTTTCATCAAAAATAGGATATGTTTTTCCAGAAATGCCTTATCAAAGTATGGGATTACAAACAGCGTTTAGTTACCATAAACAAGATTCTTATTTTGGACTGAATCAATATGATATCGAACAACAGAGCTTTTATGCTAATTATATTTTTAGTTCGATTATTAGCAATACAAAAAATAAATTCTCTACAGGAGCGAGTTTTACGTACGATAAGTTCAAAGAATTTGTAGCGCTTCCGACAGATGCGAATTATGATCGAATTGATAATTCAGCAGGAGCATTCTTCGAATATACCTTTGATAATATGAAGAATTTCAATATGATTGCAGGGCTTCGTGCAGATTATCACAATCGAATGGGTTTCTTTTTGACGCCACGTTTGCATACACGCTATACACCTGCAAAAGGAACAACCATAAAAGCTTCTGTTGGTCGAGGAAAACGCATGAATAATATTTTTGCAGAAAATCAAAATTTGTTTGCTTCATCAAGACAATTTAATATTATTGGAGATGGAGGAGAGATCTATGGTTTAGATCCAGAAATAGCTTGGAATTATGGTTTTTCTGTAACGCAAGAGTTTAAATTATTTGGAAAAAACGCAGATATTACAGCAGATTTTTATCGAACAGATTTCGAAAATCAAATTGTAACCGATATTGATTATTCAGCTCGTCAGGTTCGTTTTTATAATTTAGAAGGCGATTCGTATGCAAATTCTTTTCAGTTTGATTTTAATTATAATCCATTTACACATTTCAAAATAAGAGCATCATACAAATATTATGATATCGCAACGGATTATGAAAAAGGTAAATTAGGACGTCCTTTGCAAGCAAAACATCGTTTCTTTACGAATTTAGAATATGAAACGCATGAAAAAAATGGAAAAAAATGGCGTTTTGATATTACTTATAATTGGATAGGAAAACAACGTTTACCAAATGCATTGGACAATTTGCCAGAAAATCAATTGAACGAGTATTCGAATCCATTCGGAACAATGAATTTTCAGATTACAAGAGTTTTTTCAAAACGATTTGAAGTGTATGTAGGAGGGGAAAATGTAACAAATTATCAACAAAAACGTGTCATTTTAGGAGCTGATAATCCTTTTGGTTCAAATTTCGATAGTTCGATAGTTTATGCACCAGTTTTTGGACAAATGTATTATGCTGGATTAAGATTTAGTTTAAAATAA
- a CDS encoding HYC_CC_PP family protein — protein MQHYIKYVLSIILIFSNLSYAFSMHYCQGEMEQVKLNHLDNNSCEMEMTTSCCPPKSESNHCEIPQGETEEDDDCCKDISYSDKFVEKQTVKIQKLFPISFIASEILQIKISFQNEEVNNQSSFLDFYVASNAPPYYILNSQLTFYEG, from the coding sequence ATGCAACATTACATAAAATACGTTTTGTCAATAATTTTGATTTTTTCAAATCTTAGTTATGCATTTTCTATGCATTATTGTCAAGGAGAGATGGAGCAAGTGAAGTTGAATCATCTTGATAATAATTCGTGCGAGATGGAAATGACAACTTCATGTTGTCCTCCGAAATCAGAATCAAATCACTGTGAGATTCCACAAGGAGAAACAGAAGAAGATGATGATTGTTGCAAGGATATTTCATATTCGGATAAATTTGTAGAAAAACAAACAGTTAAAATTCAGAAGCTTTTTCCGATAAGTTTTATTGCTTCAGAAATTCTTCAAATTAAAATTTCGTTTCAGAATGAAGAGGTTAACAATCAGTCAAGTTTTCTTGATTTTTATGTTGCATCAAATGCGCCTCCATATTATATACTCAATTCTCAATTAACATTTTACGAAGGCTAA